GAGTCCTCTATAAAAGTTGAAATAGGAGAATTTGGAACTATGATGGAAGTTGATTTTATTAATGATGGCCCAGTAACAATTATGTTAGATAGCAATAAAGAATTCTAAAATTTAAAATAAATGTAGGGGAGGATTTGGAATGGTTTTAAAGAAGATATCAGTAGGGTCTTTAGGTACAAACTGCTATATTTTAGGAGATAAAAAAGTAGGGGAAGCACTTGTAATAGATCCAGGAGCTGAGGGAGAAAAAATTTTAGATTTGATTAATGAATTAGATTTAGAGCTTAACTATATAGTTAATACTCATGGTCATCATGATCATATTGGTGCTAATCAATTTCTATTAGAAAATAGCCAAGCTGAACTTATGATTCATCAAGATGATAGCGAATTTTTAGTTGATCCTCAGAAAAATTTGAGCTCTTCTACTCTCTTAGGTGAAGTTGAGGAGCCTAAGGCCGATAGATTATTAACTGAAGGAGATGAAGTCATTTGTGGACAATGGGAATTAGAAGTAATTCATACTCCTGGTCATACTCCAGGTGGAATATCACTTTTAGGTAATGATAAATTATTTGTAGGGGACACTATATTTGCTATGGGAGTAGGTAGAACTGATTTTTCTCATGGATCCAAAAAAGTATTAATGGATTCAATTCAAGAGAAGTTATTACTCCTTGACGATGGATTAGAAGTTTTTCCCGGTCATGGACCAAATGGGAAATTAGGAGAGATTAAAGAAGAGAATCCCTATTTGTAATTAATGGCAAATTTATCAAATCTGGAAGTTGACATCTTGAAGTAGATAAGTTACAATGGAAAAGGAAAGTATGATTCAATTTATTCATAATCTAAAGGAGGCTAATTTAATGATTTTTGATAATTTAAGAAATAATTCTAGAATATTGATTTATATAGTCATTATTGCTTTTGTTGGTGGAGGGGTATTAGTAGGTTTAAGTGGTTACTTTACTAATTCATCAAATACTCCATCACAGAATCAGGCTGCGCATGCTCAGCAGCGGAAAAAGAATATTGCTGTAGTTAATGGAGAGCAGATTAGTTATTCTGATTTTCAAAGAGGATTACAGAGATTTCAGCAGCGAAGTCGAAGACAGATTGGTAATAGTCAGGTTTTAACTATTAAAAATAGAGTTTTACAGCAGATGATTGATCAGAGACTATTGTTACAGAAAGCTAAAGAAAAAGATATAAAAGTAAAAGTTAGTGATAAAGAAGTAGATACACAGCTGAATAAATGGATTGACAGTACTTCAAAATCTAGAGATGAAATTGAAAAACTGTTAAAGGATAAAGGTTCTAGTATGACTAAGATTAAAGAACAGTTAAGAAAAGGAATGAAAAAACAAAGAACGTTACAAAAGATGATTCAACAAACTCAAGATGATGTTGAAATAACTGATAAAGAGCTTAAAAATGCTTATGAAAAGGTAACAGCTAGTCATATTTTAATTAAGACTGACGAGCGCAGTGATAAAAAAGCTAAGGCAAAAGCTGAAAAAATCTTAGCTGAAGTTAAAAATGGAAAAGATTTTTCTAAAGCAGCTAAGGAATATTCTGAAGGACCATCTGGTGAGAAAGGCGGTAAATTAGGTACTTTTGGACATGGGAAAATGGTACCTGGTTTTGAAAAAGTAGCCTTTAATTTGAAAAAAGGTGAAATTAGTCAACCGGTTAAGACTAAGTTTGGCTATCATATTATAAAGGTAATTGACAGGAAAGAAGCAGAAGGAAAAGAATTTACAAAAGCAAAACCTAAGTTGAAAAAGAAACTGAAGCAGAAAAAAGGTAAACAAGCTGTTGAGCAGTTAATCAATAATTATAGGGAAGAAGCTGATATTGAGATCAATTCTGCAGAGTTAAAAGCTTATAGAGCAGCCCAAAATGATAACTATGAAAAAGCAGTTACGGAATATAATAAAGCTTTAAATCAAGGCAGAACAGGAGCTTACGTATATAGTGGGTTAGCTCAAGCTTATCAGCAGCAGGATAAGAAAGATAAGGCAATTGAAATTTATAAAAAAGCTATTGAAAAGAGTCCAGAGGATTCTCAAATAAGATTTGCTCTTAGCACTTTATATCAGCAGACAGGCAAGAAAGATAAAGCAGTTAAACAGTTAGATAAGGTAGCTGAGTCTGCAGGAGATAATTTATTAGTTCATTATCGTCTTCAGGCTTTATATAAAAAGTTAGGTCATGAAAAGAAGGCGAAAGAGGAAATGGAGAAGGTTAAAAAGTTACAGAAAAAAGCTTCAGAAAAACGAAAACAACTTCAGAAAAAAGCTCGAAAGCAACAAAAGCAGCAAAAGAAACAAAAAACAGAATAAATAGGAAAGAAAATAATTGAGGGTTGGTAGGAGGTTTTTAGATGAGTATTAGTAAACCGAGAGGAACAAACGATATATTACCAGAGGATAGTCTTAAATGGCAGTATATAGAGGATGTTACTCGGGATGTTTGTGTTAGATATAATTATGAAGAGATTAGAACACCGATTTTTGAAAATACTAACCTCTTTAGGAGAGGAATCGGTGAAGCAACAGATATTGTAGAAAAAGAAATGTATACCTTCAATGATAAAGGAGGACGAAGCGTTACGCTTCGTCCTGAAGGTACTGCTTCAGTAGTTAGAGCTTTTTTAGAACATAAAATTTATGGACAGGCCCAACCAACTAAATACTTTTATTATGGACCGATGTTTAGATATGAACGGCCACAGTCTGGTCGATATCGACAATTCCATCAGATGGGAGTTGAAGTATTAGGAACTGATAGTCCGGCTATTGATGCCGAAGTTATCAGTTTGGGCTTACATATTTTAACAGAATTAGGTTTATCTGATCTTGAAGTTCATTTAAACAGTGTTGGCTGTCCGGAATGTAGAGAAAAATATAGAGAAAAGCTAAGGAACTATTTTGAAGATGATTTGGAAGAATTATGTTCAGATTGTCAATCAAGATATGATCGAAATCCATTAAGAATTTTAGACTGTAAAAATAAGGGATGTCAGGAATATACTGTTGATTCTCCAGAAATTATTGATTCACTTTGTAAAGAATGTGCAAATCATTTTGAGGAAGTACAGAGTTATCTCAGTAGCTTAGATATAGACTATATCATAGATTCTAATTTAGTGCGGGGATTGGATTATTATACTAAGACAGCTTTTGAAATTATGTATACAGGTCTTGGTGCTCAGGATACTATTTTTGGCGGTGGTCGTTACGATGGTTTGGCCGAAGAGATAGGAGATCGAGACATTCCTGGTATTGGTTTTGCCATGGGGATGGAACGAATAATTTTAGCTTTAGAAGAACAGAATATAGATTTGCCTTTAACAACTGATCTTGATCTTTTTATTACTACAATTGGTCAAAGAGCACAAGAAACTGCTTTTGAGTATCTCTATCAGCTACGTCGGGCCGGGTTTAAAGTAGAAATGGATTATCTGGATCGAAGTGTTAAAGGACAGATGAAGTGTGCTGATCGTACTAATGCTCAATATAGTATTATTTTAGGTGATAATGAATTGGAGAAAAGAACAGCTACTATCAGAAATATGGAGACAGGAGAAGAAATAGAAATTAAATTAGATAATTTGGTTGAGGAAATGAATGAATTGATAGTATAGATTA
The window above is part of the Sporohalobacter salinus genome. Proteins encoded here:
- the hisS gene encoding histidine--tRNA ligase, giving the protein MSISKPRGTNDILPEDSLKWQYIEDVTRDVCVRYNYEEIRTPIFENTNLFRRGIGEATDIVEKEMYTFNDKGGRSVTLRPEGTASVVRAFLEHKIYGQAQPTKYFYYGPMFRYERPQSGRYRQFHQMGVEVLGTDSPAIDAEVISLGLHILTELGLSDLEVHLNSVGCPECREKYREKLRNYFEDDLEELCSDCQSRYDRNPLRILDCKNKGCQEYTVDSPEIIDSLCKECANHFEEVQSYLSSLDIDYIIDSNLVRGLDYYTKTAFEIMYTGLGAQDTIFGGGRYDGLAEEIGDRDIPGIGFAMGMERIILALEEQNIDLPLTTDLDLFITTIGQRAQETAFEYLYQLRRAGFKVEMDYLDRSVKGQMKCADRTNAQYSIILGDNELEKRTATIRNMETGEEIEIKLDNLVEEMNELIV
- a CDS encoding peptidylprolyl isomerase; this encodes MIFDNLRNNSRILIYIVIIAFVGGGVLVGLSGYFTNSSNTPSQNQAAHAQQRKKNIAVVNGEQISYSDFQRGLQRFQQRSRRQIGNSQVLTIKNRVLQQMIDQRLLLQKAKEKDIKVKVSDKEVDTQLNKWIDSTSKSRDEIEKLLKDKGSSMTKIKEQLRKGMKKQRTLQKMIQQTQDDVEITDKELKNAYEKVTASHILIKTDERSDKKAKAKAEKILAEVKNGKDFSKAAKEYSEGPSGEKGGKLGTFGHGKMVPGFEKVAFNLKKGEISQPVKTKFGYHIIKVIDRKEAEGKEFTKAKPKLKKKLKQKKGKQAVEQLINNYREEADIEINSAELKAYRAAQNDNYEKAVTEYNKALNQGRTGAYVYSGLAQAYQQQDKKDKAIEIYKKAIEKSPEDSQIRFALSTLYQQTGKKDKAVKQLDKVAESAGDNLLVHYRLQALYKKLGHEKKAKEEMEKVKKLQKKASEKRKQLQKKARKQQKQQKKQKTE
- a CDS encoding MBL fold metallo-hydrolase codes for the protein MVLKKISVGSLGTNCYILGDKKVGEALVIDPGAEGEKILDLINELDLELNYIVNTHGHHDHIGANQFLLENSQAELMIHQDDSEFLVDPQKNLSSSTLLGEVEEPKADRLLTEGDEVICGQWELEVIHTPGHTPGGISLLGNDKLFVGDTIFAMGVGRTDFSHGSKKVLMDSIQEKLLLLDDGLEVFPGHGPNGKLGEIKEENPYL